The Candidatus Aminicenantes bacterium nucleotide sequence GCCGCACGCGCCATGACGTCCGCGGCTCCCGAGCCGCTCGGCCTTTCATCTCGAAGTCGCGATACGGCGATTAATCTGCCGCCGTCGGACGAGCTCGTCACCGTCAAGTCCCTGCTGGGCGAGATGGTCGACTTCGAGAATCTGGCGCGCGAACCGCGGCCGCCCTACAAGAGCGCCTCGGCCAGCAGCTACGACCGGGCCAGCCAAGCCGGCGGCGAAGCCTGGTTCGCCAATCGCGACGTCGGCCAGTACGTCCGGGCCGAGACAAACGACGGTCGCAAAGAGCACGTCCTAGCCGACCTCAGCGGTCCCGGAACGGTCACCCGCTTCTGGTCTGCCAATCCCGACTGGGCCAACACGGTGCGGTTCTACTTCGACGGGGAGACGCAGCCGCGGTTGGCGCTGCCGCTGAAGGATCTCTTCACCGGGACGACACCCCCGTTCGATCCAGTCTTCTCCTATATCAGCGGGACGGGCGGGAATCTCTACTACCCCCTGCCCTTTGCGCGATCGCTTAAAATCACGATTGAGGAGAGGGAGAAATTCCCCCGGCTATACTACGAGATCGGCTACCGGACCTATGGAGAAGGAGCGCGGGTCGAGACGTACGATCCGGCCCGGGCGGGTGAATGGGCCGAAGCCCAGGCGAGAACAGCGTCTTTTTTGGCCGCGCCCGCACCCGCGCCGGCTCCGGCCGGATCGGAATGGCGGACCTTTCGGTTCAAGGTGGACGCCGGACGGACGGCCGCCGGGCCGGAAATAGCCGGCCCCGCGGCTGTCTATGAATGGTCGGCCCGCGTTCTGGGAACCAAAGAAGACGGCGCTTGGACCCATCCCGCGCGGGCTCACAACGCCTACCGGCATCTTCTGCTGGAAATCGATTTTGACGGATGGGCGGGCGTCCGAACGCCGCTGGGAGATTTCTTCGGCTCAGGGCCGGGAGTGAATCCGTACAGCAATCTATTCTTCACAGTTGCCGCTGACGGGACGATGACCAGCCGCCTGCTGATGCCGTTTCGGTCCTCGATGCGCCTCGGCCTGGCCAACACGGGGCGGGTCGCCTATGAAGTGGAGCTGAAGCTCCGTGTCGGCAAGCACGCCTTCGACGGCCGCGACATGCACTTGCACGCCCAGTGGGGCGTTCTGACACGCGACAGTTGGCCGTTCTTCGATTGGAACGTCCTGAATACGCGCGGCGCAGGCAAGATAATCGGCACGGTCTTCCAGATTGCCAACCCAGTCTTGATCTGGTGGGGCGAAGGCGATCAAAAAATCTTCGTCGACAACGAGTCGTTCCCCAGCACCTTCGGCACGGGCACCGAGGACGACTACGGCTACGCCTATGGCGACAACCAGCCGTTCGTCCGGCCCTATCACGCCCAAACCCGGGTGGACGGGCCGGGCAGCGGCGGGCACATCAGCCTCAACCGCTGGTATGTCCTCGACGCACTCCCCTATCGCGACGGATTGCGCTTCGAACAGGAGATGTGGCATTGGATGCCCTGCCGGCCGACCTGGTCGCACGTCGTCTACTGGTATGCCGCTCCGGGGACACCCGGCCCCGCCGAGATCGATCGGGCCTCGTTGGGTCCCGTCGATCTGGGGATTCGGGCCGATATGCTCGACCCGCAGGAGGGCGAGCGTCTGCCGTTCGAAACGACGGGCGGGACGGCGGCCAAAGAGCGCCTGGCCAATTGTTCGGAGGCCGAGCACCTGGTTTGGCGCGGCGCCCAGCCGGGCGACCAATTGGCCGTCAAGTTTACGGCCGTCGCGGCCATCATCGATTGTTACTCGGACAAGCTCTTCTGGCTCCATCCGAAGCTGGGCGTATTTCGGCTGAAGAAGGGCGAGAATGTTTTGACGATCGAATCGCTCGCCCCCAACCCCGCCGCCAAGCCGGGCAGCCTGTTCGGGCTGGACTATGTTTTTTTGATCAAGCAGCCCTAACGATTGTTCACGAAGTCGGAAAGGCCTCTATCGTCTTTACGAGCGACCTTTCCCTCGTGACGACGAGGAAAGTCCCTGTCGTTGCGAGGGCCTGCCCAGCAGGGGGAGCGTGGCAACCTCAATTCTCAGGAAAAAATGAGATGGCCACGGCCTCCCCGCGGCGGGAGAGGCCTCGCCATGACAAAAGAACGAACGACTTGGCCTCGGCCTACCGGCTTTTCTCCAAGACGATCTCAGCCAGGTCCAAGCCCAGGCCCGAGGACTTGGCGTTTTTCCCGACAAGGCGGAAGACGATTTCGTTCTCGCCTGTCAGCAAGTCGATTTCGCCCAACGGCAGGAGATCGCTTTTTTTCTTCGCGGCCGCGTAGAGGTCCACCGGCTCTCCCGCCGGCCGGTCGTTGCGGGTCAATTGCACGATCCCTTGCTCGGGACCCAAGACCGCCTTGATCCCGATCCGGTATCGTCCGGACGAGGGAACGTCGCAGCCGAAGGCGATGTGATGGGAACCGAAGACGTCTTCGCCCTTGGCCCGGATCGATAGGATGCGGAAGCGATCCTTGCCCATGGCGGTGACCGTCTTGGTCAGAGCCGCCTCCTGCAGGGAGAACGAGCGGATCGGGACGTTCCAGCCCGGGATGAAAACGATTCGGGCCGGATCGGCGATGCGGCGCGCCGCGGCGGGAGGAAGCGGTTCCAAACCCGTCGGCGGCTCCTCCGAGTAGAAGAAGACGACGCTGGCGTAATCGGTGGCGATCAGGTTCTTTTCCGGTCCATGCTCGATGGTGAAGTCGATGCTCTTGTCATACCCGTAATTGTCCGCGATGAACCAGCGGTAGCCGCCGGTACGGGCCTGCGGCTTGAGATAGTCCAGACAGCCGCTGAGAGGGAACGACGCGCGCGCATACCAACGGCCCGGAACGTCGTACCAGCCGCCGTTGAACGAATCCTCCGAGCCGGTGCCGGGAATTGCCAGGGCGCCGTCGATCATGGCCCGGTCGTCGCCTTCGAAGAAGGGCGTCTGGCCGGGCTCCGGCCCTTGGGCTTGCAGCGCGATGCCGACTACGCGGCCGCGCCCGGTCGTCTTCAGATAAGTGTACGGTTCGCCCTCGCGGGGCGGGTTCTCGCGCCGCCAGCGGGCGTAGAACCGCCCTTCACCGGCCGACTTGCCCGTCCGGGCATGAAGGACCTCGGCCCGCACCGCAACCGGCGCCCCGGCGGCGCGCTCGGACACGAGCTCGATCCGGGCCGAGCGGTCGAAGGGCATCGGGAGATAGACGTAGTCCGTATCGTCGGCCGTGCCCAGGAAAAGCGACCTCATCGCCGGGCGGCCGAAACTGTAGCCGAAGAAATCGCCGACCGGAGATTCGACCGCGGGCTTCTCTTCGCCGTCCCAGAACATCCGCAGAATGACGTCCCGCTCGGCGCCGGCGAAGGCCGAGGCCGGTCCGATCCGCAGACCGACGATGCGGCCGGGCTTGGACGATTCGAAAAGGGCCAGTGTTTGCCCCGGGGCCAGGAAGCCCTGAATGGCTTCCGTCTCGATTGTGGCCCCGGGCGGAGCGATCCGATCCGAAATATCCGCTCCGGTGCGCCCGAACAGGCTCTTAAGATCATCGATCCGGCGAAGGAACGACTCCGAAGGCGGGACCTGGAACGTTTCGATCGCGGCCTCGGCGGGGAATCGGACGTGGTTGATCTGGATGAATTGGAACGACTCCGCCTTGACCACGACTTTGCACGACTTGCGATACGGCAGAGGGATATAGGAAACCGAGCCGCCCGCGCCGGTCCATACGAGCGGCGCCAGGAACGGGGCATGGGCGCCGTCAAACATCTCGTTGACCTTCAGGCTGATCCGGGGCGAAG carries:
- a CDS encoding DUF2961 domain-containing protein — translated: AARAMTSAAPEPLGLSSRSRDTAINLPPSDELVTVKSLLGEMVDFENLAREPRPPYKSASASSYDRASQAGGEAWFANRDVGQYVRAETNDGRKEHVLADLSGPGTVTRFWSANPDWANTVRFYFDGETQPRLALPLKDLFTGTTPPFDPVFSYISGTGGNLYYPLPFARSLKITIEEREKFPRLYYEIGYRTYGEGARVETYDPARAGEWAEAQARTASFLAAPAPAPAPAGSEWRTFRFKVDAGRTAAGPEIAGPAAVYEWSARVLGTKEDGAWTHPARAHNAYRHLLLEIDFDGWAGVRTPLGDFFGSGPGVNPYSNLFFTVAADGTMTSRLLMPFRSSMRLGLANTGRVAYEVELKLRVGKHAFDGRDMHLHAQWGVLTRDSWPFFDWNVLNTRGAGKIIGTVFQIANPVLIWWGEGDQKIFVDNESFPSTFGTGTEDDYGYAYGDNQPFVRPYHAQTRVDGPGSGGHISLNRWYVLDALPYRDGLRFEQEMWHWMPCRPTWSHVVYWYAAPGTPGPAEIDRASLGPVDLGIRADMLDPQEGERLPFETTGGTAAKERLANCSEAEHLVWRGAQPGDQLAVKFTAVAAIIDCYSDKLFWLHPKLGVFRLKKGENVLTIESLAPNPAAKPGSLFGLDYVFLIKQP
- a CDS encoding DUF2961 domain-containing protein, coding for MDIPNRSRLISYALNFAVILALILLGAACVKPPAPPEAKPVFGLEALARPDRLAVLDPTAKAGMVSSYDRTGGNDDGFSGKYSFIRKEASGLVLADLEGPGLITRFHTPTPTADIIEFYFDGEASPRISLKVNEMFDGAHAPFLAPLVWTGAGGSVSYIPLPYRKSCKVVVKAESFQFIQINHVRFPAEAAIETFQVPPSESFLRRIDDLKSLFGRTGADISDRIAPPGATIETEAIQGFLAPGQTLALFESSKPGRIVGLRIGPASAFAGAERDVILRMFWDGEEKPAVESPVGDFFGYSFGRPAMRSLFLGTADDTDYVYLPMPFDRSARIELVSERAAGAPVAVRAEVLHARTGKSAGEGRFYARWRRENPPREGEPYTYLKTTGRGRVVGIALQAQGPEPGQTPFFEGDDRAMIDGALAIPGTGSEDSFNGGWYDVPGRWYARASFPLSGCLDYLKPQARTGGYRWFIADNYGYDKSIDFTIEHGPEKNLIATDYASVVFFYSEEPPTGLEPLPPAAARRIADPARIVFIPGWNVPIRSFSLQEAALTKTVTAMGKDRFRILSIRAKGEDVFGSHHIAFGCDVPSSGRYRIGIKAVLGPEQGIVQLTRNDRPAGEPVDLYAAAKKKSDLLPLGEIDLLTGENEIVFRLVGKNAKSSGLGLDLAEIVLEKSR